From Arthrobacter woluwensis, the proteins below share one genomic window:
- a CDS encoding glutaredoxin domain-containing protein: MTHDPRTIQDRDGVAVVIYEKPECSQCTLSKKRLDEAGVVYGRVDITEDPYAFLFVKNLGYMAAPVLYVSTPEEDLHWYGFRPDLIAKHITGREDAA, translated from the coding sequence ATGACTCACGATCCTCGAACAATTCAAGACCGCGACGGTGTCGCCGTGGTGATCTATGAGAAGCCCGAGTGCTCGCAGTGCACCCTGTCCAAAAAGCGCCTCGACGAAGCTGGCGTCGTATACGGACGAGTTGACATCACGGAAGATCCCTATGCATTCCTTTTCGTCAAGAACCTCGGCTACATGGCGGCCCCCGTCCTCTACGTATCCACCCCTGAGGAAGACCTGCACTGGTATGGGTTCCGTCCCGACCTTATCGCGAAGCACATCACCGGTCGCGAGGACGCCGCATGA
- a CDS encoding single-stranded DNA-binding protein yields MAEITFIGNIGKDSNIQFDKNGSPRLSFSVCDTKSKRLQDGSWEKLREQWFNCTIWGTDAEYFADRLLSGDKVKVHGEFYTRDYDRGNGPEKSMDVTVTGVSIIKKNEKNQQRQHGGNQPFDAVQHNRQSTPTQPAWEQPPTEPQGWDAAPPF; encoded by the coding sequence ATGGCTGAGATTACCTTCATTGGCAACATCGGCAAGGACTCAAATATCCAGTTCGACAAGAATGGATCGCCTCGCCTGTCGTTCAGCGTCTGCGACACGAAATCCAAGCGTCTGCAAGACGGCAGCTGGGAAAAGCTGAGGGAGCAGTGGTTCAACTGCACCATCTGGGGCACTGATGCAGAGTACTTCGCGGACCGGCTACTCAGCGGCGACAAGGTCAAAGTTCACGGCGAGTTTTACACCCGCGACTACGACAGAGGCAACGGACCCGAAAAGTCCATGGATGTGACTGTCACCGGCGTCTCGATCATCAAAAAGAACGAGAAGAACCAGCAGCGCCAACACGGCGGCAACCAGCCTTTCGACGCTGTCCAGCACAACAGGCAGTCGACACCAACGCAACCCGCGTGGGAGCAGCCACCAACCGAACCCCAAGGCTGGGACGCCGCACCTCCCTTCTGA
- a CDS encoding lambda exonuclease family protein encodes MTLTIYNNLEQGADEWLQARCGILTASVIGQLITPSLGIADNETSRRLIRKLAAERITGHPITTYPTKAMQRGTLLEPWARDAYAEHAGVTVDEVGFMRIDTEGGSLGYSPDGLVGDDGLIEIKCPGPDTHFQTVVDNKVPDEHWGQLQAGLLVSGRTWIDFVSFCPGANTFVRRVEPSPAWRATLITAFVAAEERITDALNYYQANVKRYSLPAAKWFDPFEEDQITLERSI; translated from the coding sequence ATGACCCTCACCATCTACAACAACCTCGAGCAAGGCGCGGACGAGTGGCTCCAAGCACGCTGCGGCATCCTCACCGCCTCAGTCATCGGCCAACTCATCACACCCAGCCTCGGGATCGCGGACAACGAAACGTCCCGCCGGCTCATCCGCAAACTCGCCGCCGAACGCATCACCGGGCACCCCATCACCACGTACCCGACCAAGGCAATGCAGCGCGGCACCCTCCTCGAACCTTGGGCGCGCGACGCATACGCCGAGCACGCGGGCGTCACCGTCGATGAGGTCGGGTTCATGCGCATAGACACCGAGGGCGGGAGTCTCGGATATAGCCCGGACGGTCTCGTGGGCGATGACGGGCTCATCGAAATCAAATGCCCGGGCCCAGACACCCACTTCCAAACTGTCGTGGACAACAAAGTTCCAGACGAACACTGGGGTCAGCTACAGGCCGGGCTCCTGGTTTCAGGACGGACATGGATTGACTTTGTCAGTTTCTGCCCTGGGGCCAATACGTTCGTACGCCGGGTAGAACCCTCACCCGCATGGCGGGCAACGCTAATCACGGCGTTCGTTGCTGCCGAGGAACGAATCACTGACGCCCTCAACTACTACCAGGCGAACGTCAAACGATACTCGCTCCCCGCTGCCAAATGGTTCGACCCGTTCGAAGAAGACCAGATCACCCTTGAAAGGAGCATCTAG
- a CDS encoding HNH endonuclease signature motif containing protein has protein sequence MTQDEARFWSKVDKSESCWVWNAFRNEHGYGQFRFNGGMKLAHRVAYELFYGPISSGLAIDHVCHNPSCVRPDHLREVTNKQNGENRAGAQANSRTGVRGVSPKGNRFVAQVKHRGKVYYCGAFIDIASAARAATEMRNQLFTHNGTDRRKGE, from the coding sequence ATGACCCAGGATGAGGCCAGATTCTGGTCGAAAGTCGACAAGAGCGAAAGCTGCTGGGTCTGGAATGCATTCAGAAACGAGCACGGATACGGACAATTCCGTTTCAACGGAGGTATGAAACTCGCCCATCGAGTTGCCTACGAACTTTTTTACGGCCCCATCTCATCAGGCCTCGCGATCGACCATGTATGCCATAACCCATCATGCGTGCGCCCAGACCACCTTCGGGAAGTGACCAACAAACAGAACGGGGAAAACAGGGCAGGCGCACAGGCCAACTCTCGAACGGGGGTTCGGGGGGTGAGCCCAAAAGGAAATCGATTTGTAGCCCAGGTGAAGCACCGGGGCAAGGTCTACTACTGCGGCGCATTCATCGACATAGCCTCCGCCGCACGTGCCGCAACCGAGATGCGGAACCAACTCTTTACTCACAACGGAACCGACAGGAGGAAAGGCGAATGA
- a CDS encoding helix-turn-helix domain-containing protein, with the protein MKKAPRKGAWYVLGMVSDVPEPWAGLMVSAGFRSMRALAVAAGLSGPTVARLVNGTGTSSVETVNAVASALGVRVQDLPGVGVRDDFGAYVPPAESSRLTLQQRQLIDALIRNMTA; encoded by the coding sequence ATGAAAAAAGCACCCAGGAAGGGTGCTTGGTATGTTTTGGGGATGGTTTCTGATGTTCCTGAGCCGTGGGCCGGGTTGATGGTGTCGGCGGGTTTTCGTTCGATGCGGGCGTTGGCTGTTGCTGCGGGCCTGTCGGGGCCGACGGTTGCCAGGTTGGTGAACGGGACTGGGACGTCGTCGGTGGAGACGGTCAATGCTGTGGCGTCGGCGTTGGGTGTCCGGGTACAGGATCTTCCCGGGGTTGGGGTGCGGGATGATTTCGGGGCTTACGTGCCGCCGGCTGAGTCGTCGCGTCTGACGTTGCAGCAACGCCAGCTGATTGATGCGCTGATCAGGAACATGACCGCCTAG
- a CDS encoding HNH endonuclease, with translation MTDQERFWAKVRRGEACWEWNACITPDGYGQFGLGGRVLLAHRVSYEFEHGAVPPGLFVDHICHNRACVRPSHLRLVTQKQNQENHAGAHRNSKSGVRGVFWDRQRGMWRAKAYHHGRQVHAGFFAELADAEAAVIAKRNELFTHNDMDRRPR, from the coding sequence ATGACTGACCAGGAGCGCTTCTGGGCAAAAGTACGGAGAGGTGAAGCCTGCTGGGAATGGAACGCCTGCATCACGCCTGACGGCTACGGACAGTTTGGGCTCGGGGGTCGTGTACTGCTAGCCCACAGGGTCAGCTACGAGTTTGAGCATGGTGCAGTTCCGCCCGGCCTGTTTGTGGACCACATCTGCCACAACCGCGCGTGCGTTCGCCCATCCCACTTGCGGCTCGTTACCCAAAAGCAGAACCAGGAGAACCACGCGGGCGCCCATAGAAATAGCAAGTCGGGCGTTCGTGGAGTGTTCTGGGATCGGCAAAGAGGCATGTGGCGGGCCAAGGCATACCACCACGGCAGGCAAGTGCACGCAGGATTCTTCGCCGAACTCGCAGATGCCGAGGCGGCCGTAATCGCTAAGCGCAACGAACTCTTTACCCACAACGACATGGACCGGAGACCGCGATGA
- a CDS encoding helix-turn-helix transcriptional regulator, producing MSIEKRKLAYSIPEAAEAIGQSTDTIRRSIARGDLSVKYPNSKPVILASELESWLDSLPSEAP from the coding sequence GTGAGTATCGAGAAACGGAAGCTGGCTTACAGCATCCCGGAGGCGGCCGAAGCAATCGGTCAGTCCACCGACACGATCCGACGGAGCATTGCTCGCGGCGATCTGTCAGTGAAGTACCCCAACTCGAAGCCGGTGATCCTGGCTTCCGAACTCGAATCCTGGCTCGATTCGCTTCCGTCCGAAGCTCCGTAG
- a CDS encoding helix-turn-helix domain-containing protein yields MSQTNREIADKIAAAIFRSGRSLNSVATESGIPRTTFQRKINGTTPWTVEELAAVGDVLGVKPSSFLPDRFALAEAS; encoded by the coding sequence ATGAGCCAGACAAACAGAGAAATTGCAGACAAGATTGCCGCAGCAATCTTCAGGTCAGGCAGATCACTCAACAGCGTTGCGACTGAATCAGGCATCCCAAGAACCACTTTCCAGCGCAAGATCAACGGCACTACCCCGTGGACCGTAGAAGAACTCGCCGCTGTTGGTGACGTACTAGGCGTAAAGCCTTCGAGCTTCTTGCCGGATCGTTTTGCACTTGCGGAGGCATCGTGA
- a CDS encoding helix-turn-helix domain-containing protein yields MSTTKRAIAGIAVAQNGANVDRMGIYGEKLPAAVAAQLRAEKAARSMSLDEIAQLSGVGKRTLQRYLSGERQIPIDAMCDVAEALGLSPRELMARAEQRIK; encoded by the coding sequence ATGTCAACCACCAAACGGGCCATCGCGGGCATTGCAGTGGCCCAAAATGGTGCTAATGTGGACCGCATGGGCATCTATGGAGAGAAGTTACCGGCCGCAGTTGCGGCGCAACTTAGGGCTGAGAAAGCGGCCCGCTCGATGAGCTTGGACGAAATAGCTCAACTGTCGGGCGTTGGAAAGCGCACCCTTCAGCGCTACCTAAGCGGGGAGCGTCAAATCCCCATCGACGCCATGTGCGATGTGGCCGAGGCGCTCGGGCTTTCCCCCCGGGAGCTCATGGCGCGCGCCGAACAGCGCATCAAGTAG
- a CDS encoding tyrosine-type recombinase/integrase, producing MATKTRAKGDGSIYKNAQGLWTCSLELPSENGKRRRKVFRNKDRGTVIKQLREFKAQLAEVGDMPTASWRADKWFMHWLDDIAPRLDTRPKTLAGYRSGLVGFAIPELGSLPLEKITPAHIRKVHDRVLNTPKPKGLREKPQEEWPDDVVMLSSTYALNVHNAMSAALKTAVSDGILRSNPCDRAARPRPRKAEQKALSLEEAIQLLAYCTTIEDGPLWATYLLTGARRGEILGLERDRVQDLLDLSWQLQRIPNLKRDAAADYEYRHLNGSLYLTRPKSSKGWRIIPLVEPLKSIMGLAVQAAEDELVFTRNGQAWDPDAATDRWKEVLAGAGLPDDIVLHGSRHTTADLLYAAGVPEDLIMDILGHSVRSVTRGYRTRTDIKRLTDAMTKLSKQLTA from the coding sequence ATGGCAACCAAGACCAGAGCCAAAGGCGACGGCAGTATCTACAAGAACGCCCAGGGTCTCTGGACCTGCTCGCTCGAGCTTCCGTCCGAGAACGGCAAGCGCCGACGCAAGGTGTTCCGGAACAAGGATCGCGGCACGGTCATCAAGCAGCTCCGCGAGTTCAAAGCCCAGCTTGCCGAAGTCGGCGACATGCCCACTGCCTCATGGCGCGCCGACAAGTGGTTCATGCATTGGCTGGACGACATCGCGCCCCGTCTGGACACCCGGCCTAAGACTCTCGCCGGATACCGGTCGGGGCTCGTCGGGTTCGCAATCCCCGAGCTGGGGTCGTTGCCGCTCGAGAAGATCACCCCGGCCCACATCCGCAAGGTCCACGACAGGGTACTGAACACCCCGAAGCCCAAAGGTCTCCGTGAGAAGCCGCAGGAGGAATGGCCGGACGATGTCGTCATGCTCTCGTCCACGTACGCCCTGAACGTCCACAACGCCATGAGCGCGGCCCTCAAGACCGCCGTGAGTGACGGGATCCTCAGAAGCAATCCCTGCGACCGGGCCGCGCGCCCGCGCCCCAGGAAGGCCGAACAGAAGGCCCTTAGCCTGGAAGAGGCGATCCAGCTCCTTGCCTACTGCACGACCATCGAGGACGGCCCGCTGTGGGCCACCTACCTACTGACGGGCGCTCGCCGTGGCGAGATTCTTGGCCTTGAGCGCGACCGGGTGCAGGACCTCCTTGACCTTTCCTGGCAGCTTCAACGGATCCCCAACCTCAAGCGTGACGCAGCCGCAGACTACGAGTACCGGCACCTGAACGGCTCCCTTTACCTGACCCGCCCCAAGTCGTCCAAGGGCTGGCGGATCATCCCGCTCGTGGAACCGCTCAAGTCGATCATGGGCCTTGCGGTCCAGGCAGCAGAGGACGAGTTGGTATTCACTCGGAATGGTCAGGCGTGGGACCCGGACGCTGCGACCGACAGGTGGAAGGAGGTTCTGGCCGGCGCTGGCCTCCCGGACGACATCGTCCTGCACGGCTCCCGCCACACCACAGCGGATCTGCTCTACGCGGCGGGTGTACCCGAAGACCTCATCATGGACATCCTCGGCCACTCCGTGCGCTCCGTGACCCGAGGCTACCGGACCAGGACCGACATCAAGCGCCTCACCGACGCCATGACCAAGTTGAGCAAGCAGCTCACGGCCTGA
- a CDS encoding Ltp family lipoprotein, which translates to MTYPQTPPPYAQQQVPYQAQPQVGQKSFLVTWLLSLLLGGLGIDRFYLGKIGTGILKLITLGGFGIWALIDLILVLANKQTDKQGLKLEGYEKHKLIAIIISVVVILIGGISSAVNGANAGSKVSSLSDVPAVSTDAPVVEKTVDPAAAAAESSASAKASAEAKAQAAADAKAAAEEAANRGTVGQQNAKAKAENYLSFTAFSRSGLIKQLQFEKFPAADATWAVDHIKVDWNAQAAAKAKQYLDTTSFSRGSLIDQLVFEGFTQEQAAYGATKAGL; encoded by the coding sequence ATGACGTACCCCCAAACGCCCCCTCCGTATGCCCAGCAGCAGGTTCCGTACCAGGCTCAGCCGCAGGTCGGGCAGAAGTCCTTCCTTGTGACCTGGCTGCTCTCGCTCTTGCTGGGTGGGCTCGGCATTGACCGGTTCTACCTGGGCAAGATCGGCACCGGCATCCTGAAGCTCATCACACTCGGTGGCTTCGGCATCTGGGCGTTGATCGACCTCATCTTGGTCTTGGCGAACAAGCAGACCGATAAGCAGGGTCTGAAGCTTGAGGGCTACGAGAAGCACAAGCTCATCGCGATCATCATCTCTGTGGTGGTGATCCTCATCGGTGGCATCAGTAGCGCCGTGAACGGTGCGAATGCCGGTTCCAAGGTATCGTCCCTGTCTGATGTTCCCGCCGTTTCGACGGATGCTCCTGTGGTAGAGAAGACGGTTGACCCGGCTGCGGCGGCAGCGGAATCTTCCGCGTCCGCGAAGGCTTCGGCCGAGGCTAAGGCGCAGGCTGCTGCTGATGCTAAGGCCGCTGCGGAAGAGGCCGCGAATCGTGGCACGGTCGGCCAGCAGAACGCGAAGGCCAAGGCGGAGAACTACCTCTCGTTCACTGCTTTCTCCCGTTCCGGCCTGATCAAGCAGCTTCAGTTTGAGAAGTTCCCTGCCGCTGATGCAACGTGGGCGGTTGACCACATCAAGGTTGATTGGAATGCCCAGGCCGCCGCCAAGGCCAAGCAGTACTTGGACACCACCTCGTTCTCCCGGGGTAGCCTGATTGACCAGCTCGTGTTCGAAGGCTTCACCCAGGAGCAGGCTGCTTACGGAGCGACCAAGGCTGGACTCTGA
- a CDS encoding collagen-like protein, which produces MSQLEDNERRLAVAQEAVDKSRRADKRTKSLLLLSSCLLAFLVVVCGILAWQNGNYAAQAADAAQAQAAEKKSLAEQVAAACAKDDFKSSPQGKQVCQRADQVAKDTAAVPGSKGDQGIPGVDGRDGAPGRDGRDGSPGASGAPGAAGAPGSAGEPGIPGAPGVAGSAGQPGIPGEKGDPGVPGPKGDPGAPGMPGRDGKDGSPPSSWNFTQDGVTYTCTPQPPGSTTYTCTASTPTPSPSP; this is translated from the coding sequence ATGAGCCAGCTCGAAGACAACGAGAGGCGGCTGGCCGTCGCGCAGGAGGCCGTGGACAAGTCACGCCGGGCGGACAAGCGCACGAAGTCCCTGCTCCTGCTCTCGTCCTGTCTGCTCGCGTTCTTGGTGGTGGTGTGCGGGATCCTGGCATGGCAGAACGGCAACTACGCCGCCCAGGCCGCCGACGCCGCACAAGCTCAGGCAGCCGAGAAGAAATCGTTGGCGGAGCAGGTCGCCGCCGCGTGCGCGAAGGACGACTTCAAGTCCAGTCCACAGGGGAAGCAGGTCTGCCAGCGAGCCGACCAGGTCGCCAAGGACACCGCGGCCGTCCCGGGAAGCAAGGGGGACCAAGGCATCCCGGGAGTTGACGGGCGAGATGGTGCCCCGGGCCGTGACGGCCGGGATGGGAGCCCGGGAGCGTCCGGCGCGCCGGGTGCTGCTGGAGCGCCGGGGAGTGCCGGAGAACCTGGAATCCCCGGGGCCCCAGGCGTGGCGGGAAGCGCTGGCCAGCCAGGAATCCCGGGAGAGAAGGGCGACCCAGGAGTGCCGGGCCCGAAGGGCGACCCCGGAGCGCCGGGCATGCCGGGCCGGGACGGCAAGGATGGTTCCCCGCCGAGCAGCTGGAACTTCACTCAGGACGGGGTCACCTACACGTGCACCCCGCAGCCGCCCGGATCCACCACCTACACCTGCACAGCATCAACCCCGACCCCGAGCCCGTCCCCGTGA